In Rhodamnia argentea isolate NSW1041297 chromosome 4, ASM2092103v1, whole genome shotgun sequence, the following proteins share a genomic window:
- the LOC115753715 gene encoding uncharacterized protein LOC115753715 isoform X2, with protein MPRPGPRPYECVRKAWHSERHQPIRGSLIQEIFRVVNEVHSSSTKKNKEWQEKLPVVALKAEEIMYSKANSEAEYMDLETLLERTNDAINTIIRLDESAETGELLQPCIEAALTLGCTPRRASRSQRNNSPQRYLRANSQEQTGDPHAIMEKSSPGNQTITSDPVLLYLNHSRFEPINSAKPNYTSFNRTLNQASPTQAHTASKSYSVYPLYYHGSRPQTERNLSHFGAVCSQSNTVGNFQSYPVEPPEIGCDLSLRLGPHLADGIGAKRSQPREIVDVGRDSAREVNIFCDQRRGRDCKLPFLRWENADHPSTMFLTKRSFQLEQSKVDQPVRKKSALCGYYVEDHQCCWQPKHPPPKHKDETLRSSGL; from the exons ATGCCTAGACCTGGCCCGAGACCTTACGAATGCGTTAGGAAAGCTTGGCACAGTGAGAGGCACCAACCCATTAGAGGTTCTCTCATCCAGGAAATTTTTAG AGTCGTGAACGAGGTTCATAGCTCGTCTACGAAGAAGAACAAAGAATGGCAAGAGAAGCTTCCTGTTGTTGCCCTGAAAGCTGAAGAAATCATGTACTCCAAAGCTAATTCCGAG GCAGAGTACATGGATCTTGAAACGCTTCTGGAGCGTACAAACGATGCTATCAACACAATAATCAGACTTGATGAGAGTGCAGAAACTGGAGAGCTACTTCAGCCATGCATTGAAG CGGCCCTTACTCTCGGCTGCACTCCGAGAAGAGCCTCGAGGAGCCAAAGGAACAATAGCCCTCAGCGATATCTGAGAGCGAATTCTCAAGAACAGACCGGTGATCCTCATGCCATTATGGAGAAGTCTAGTCCAGGAAATCAGACTATTACTTCAGACCCGGTTTTGTTGTATCTGAATCATTCGAGATTTGAGCCTATTAATTCAGCTAAACCGAACTACACATCTTTTAACCGTACTTTGAACCAGGCGTCACCCACCCAAGCTCACACTGCATCGAAATCGTACTCGGTTTATCCCTTGTATTATCACGGCAGTCGCCCCCAAACCGAAAGAAATCTATCCCATTTCGGAGCAGTGTGCTCCCAGTCCAACACCGTGGGAAATTTTCAAAGCTACCCAGTTGA GCCTCCTGAGATTGGTTGCGATCTGTCTTTGCGATTGGGCCCTCATTTGGCCGATGGCATTGGTGCCAAAAGAAGTCAGCCTCGAGAGATTGTAGATGTGGGCCGCGATAGTGCTCGGGAAGTGAACATATTTTGTGACCAAAGACGGGGAAGAGATTGCAAACTCCCATTCTTACGCTGGGAAAATGCAGATCATCCGTCTACCATGTTCTTGACCAAGAGGAGTTTCCAGCTTGAGCAATCGAAAGTTGACCAGCCTGTGAGAAAGAAGAGTGCTCTCTGTGGTTATTATGTGGAGGATCACCAGTGTTGTTGGCAACCAAAGCATCCGCCGCCCAAGCATAAGGATGAAACATTGAGAAGCTCAGGTTTGTAG
- the LOC115753711 gene encoding probable LRR receptor-like serine/threonine-protein kinase At1g56130, translating to MGVSILSMVVLCVIQVASAQKLTDANEAAALKKIIEYWKLGSSLDLTVDPCAQNASWASDASNPRIACDCSSNVCHIAHLKIYALDISGQIPNELFELKELVDLNLAQNVLTGPIPAQFEQLSKMQYLSLGTNNLTGQVPLELGNMTKLLSLSFSSNNLDGPLPAELGKLTSLEQLYIDSSGVSGPIPQDLANLKSLKKLWASDNLFTGKFPEFLGTLTELVDLRFEGTSLEGPIPDSFGALTKLDTLRIGDLGGEDSSLDFLRNQTSLSVLSLRSCQLSGQIPDIIGTFSKLIYLDLSFNKLEGPIPDSFQGFTQLQYLFLGSNNLTGAPPANIVSQSLAALDVSFNPLSGNLPANVDKSEFSMNFVGTSINADNLEDRKALEMLRCLEAGTKCVNKVKSTSFSINCGGTEQTSATGVRYNDDSEPLEAASVYTNSNRQWGVSDGGYFISNPNGPQYIAKTDSQITGTLESELYKTARVSPSSLRYFGLGLKNGKYSVELHFAEIKMEDDLQSWKGLSRRIFDVYIQGERVLQDLNIRNEAGGSNRALVKTFDANVTNTVLDIHFRWAGKGTCCIPSQSTYGPLVSAIHASQVAGAAVTSSHQDKKRVGRIVGIAFGCTATLVIVSSVFYLWWMKDASTGHMRVHTGSRKRSK from the exons ATGGGAGTGTCGATTCTGTCTATGGTTGTCCTTTGTGTGATCCAGGTTGCTTCTGCACAAAAACTGACAGATGCTAATGAag CGGCTGCACTGAAGAAGATCATAGAGTACTGGAAGCTGGGGAGTTCCTTGGATTTGACAGTCGATCCTTGCGCTCAAAATGCTTCGTGGGCATCGGATGCCTCTAATCCCCGAATAGCCTGCGATTGCTCCAGCAATGTTTGCCACATTGCCCACTT GAAAATCTATGCTCTAGACATTTCGGGTCAGATACCAAACGAGTTGTTTGAGCTGAAGGAGCTTGTTGACTT AAACTTGGCCCAGAATGTTCTAACTGGACCCATACCAGCTCAATTTGAACAGCTATCAAAGATGCAGTACCT TAGCCTAGGCACAAACAATTTGACCGGTCAAGTGCCTCTGGAACTTGGTAACATGACCAAGTTGCTTTCCCT AAGCTTCAGCTCGAACAATCTTGATGGACCATTACCTGCGGAGCTTGGAAAACTGACCTCCTTAGAGCAGCT GTACATTGATAGCAGCGGAGTGAGTGGACCGATTCCGCAAGATCTGGCAAATTTGAAGTCCCTTAAGAAACT TTGGGCATCTGATAATCTCTTCACCGGAAAGTTTCCTGAATTTCTCGGGACATTGACGGAGCTTGTGGATCT GCGATTTGAAGGCACGTCCCTAGAAGGTCCCATTCCGGACAGTTTTGGCGCTCTGACCAAATTGGACACTCT CAGAATTGGCGATCTTGGCGGGGAGGACTCTTCTCTTGATTTCTTGAGAAATCAGACAAGCTTATCTGTGCT atctttgagaagttgccaACTATCAGGACAAATTCCAGACATTATCGGCACATTTTCTAAGTTGATATACCT GGACTTGAGCTTCAACAAGTTGGAAGGCCCAATTCCAGATTCATTCCAGGGCTTCACTCAACTGCAATACTT ATTCCTTGGAAGCAACAACTTGACTGGGGCGCCTCCTGCGAATATCGTCAGTCAAAGCCTTGCCGCCTT AGACGTGTCGTTCAATCCGCTTTCAGGAAATCTACCGGCAAATGTGGATAAGAGTGAATTTTCTAT gaACTTTGTCGGAACGTCCATAAACGCAGATAATCTGGAGGACAG GAAGGCACTGGAAATGCTTCGCTGCCTTGAAGCCGGTACCAAGTGCGTAAACAAAGTCAAATCCA CTTCCTTTTCTATCAACTGCGGAGGCACGGAGCAAACATCAGCAACCGGCGTGAGATACAACGATGACTCCGAACCACTCGAAGCTGCTTCGGTTTACACAAACTCCAATCGTCAATGGGGCGTCAGCGATGGCGGGTACTTTATCTCCAATCCCAATGGACCTCAGTACATAGCGAAGACGGACTCTCAAATAACTGGGACTCTGGAATCAGAGCTGTACAAGACGGCCAGAGTTTCGCCGAGTTCGCTGCGGTACTTTGGCCTCGGCCTGAAGAACGGAAAGTACAGCGTTGAGCTTCACTTTGCGGAAATTAAGATGGAGGATGACTTGCAGTCCTGGAAAGGCCTCAGTAGGCGCATATTCGACGTCTACATTCAG GGTGAGCGTGTCCTCCAAGACCTCAACATCCGAAACGAAGCAGGCGGATCCAACAGGGCCCTGGTCAAGACGTTTGATGCAAATGTCACGAACACCGTCCTGGACATTCACTTCCGATGGGCAGGGAAGGGCACTTGCTGCATACCGTCTCAGAGCACGTACGGACCGCTCGTCTCCGCAATCCACGCCTCTCAAG TCGCGGGTGCTGCCGTTACGTCCTCCCATCAAGACAAGAAGCGGGTCGGGAGGATTGTGGGGATAGCTTTCGGATGCACGGCCACTCTGGTCATAGTCTCGTCCGTGTTCTACCTATGGTGGATGAAGGATGCGTCGACCGGGCACATGCGAGTCCACACGGGATCGCGGAAGAGGAGCAAATGA
- the LOC115753715 gene encoding uncharacterized protein LOC115753715 isoform X3 has product MDLETLLERTNDAINTIIRLDESAETGELLQPCIEAALTLGCTPRRASRSQRNNSPQRYLRANSQEQTGDPHAIMEKSSPGNQTITSDPVLLYLNHSRFEPINSAKPNYTSFNRTLNQASPTQAHTASKSYSVYPLYYHGSRPQTERNLSHFGAVCSQSNTVGNFQSYPVENLDASAIFKPPPEIGCDLSLRLGPHLADGIGAKRSQPREIVDVGRDSAREVNIFCDQRRGRDCKLPFLRWENADHPSTMFLTKRSFQLEQSKVDQPVRKKSALCGYYVEDHQCCWQPKHPPPKHKDETLRSSGL; this is encoded by the exons ATGGATCTTGAAACGCTTCTGGAGCGTACAAACGATGCTATCAACACAATAATCAGACTTGATGAGAGTGCAGAAACTGGAGAGCTACTTCAGCCATGCATTGAAG CGGCCCTTACTCTCGGCTGCACTCCGAGAAGAGCCTCGAGGAGCCAAAGGAACAATAGCCCTCAGCGATATCTGAGAGCGAATTCTCAAGAACAGACCGGTGATCCTCATGCCATTATGGAGAAGTCTAGTCCAGGAAATCAGACTATTACTTCAGACCCGGTTTTGTTGTATCTGAATCATTCGAGATTTGAGCCTATTAATTCAGCTAAACCGAACTACACATCTTTTAACCGTACTTTGAACCAGGCGTCACCCACCCAAGCTCACACTGCATCGAAATCGTACTCGGTTTATCCCTTGTATTATCACGGCAGTCGCCCCCAAACCGAAAGAAATCTATCCCATTTCGGAGCAGTGTGCTCCCAGTCCAACACCGTGGGAAATTTTCAAAGCTACCCAGTTGAAAACTTAGATGCATCAGCTATATTCAAGCCGCCTCCTGAGATTGGTTGCGATCTGTCTTTGCGATTGGGCCCTCATTTGGCCGATGGCATTGGTGCCAAAAGAAGTCAGCCTCGAGAGATTGTAGATGTGGGCCGCGATAGTGCTCGGGAAGTGAACATATTTTGTGACCAAAGACGGGGAAGAGATTGCAAACTCCCATTCTTACGCTGGGAAAATGCAGATCATCCGTCTACCATGTTCTTGACCAAGAGGAGTTTCCAGCTTGAGCAATCGAAAGTTGACCAGCCTGTGAGAAAGAAGAGTGCTCTCTGTGGTTATTATGTGGAGGATCACCAGTGTTGTTGGCAACCAAAGCATCCGCCGCCCAAGCATAAGGATGAAACATTGAGAAGCTCAGGTTTGTAG
- the LOC115753714 gene encoding glycosyltransferase BC10, which yields MLSPNPLSLFCALLLCLPLAIVFTINTAPATTTSSSSSAAADEDGDPVPVSSTPSPNARFDIKANLEGRILESRLPIDEAPPPPMVADANNAASHPPPPPPPPPPPPPPVSYDDPEDEALFRVAALVSPKPNRPKKLAFMFLTTTGLPFAPLWEAYFSRTPKGLYNIYVHADPTRRPGPHFTGVFSGRVIPSKPSRRHTPTLISAARRLLSHALLHDPGNSMFALLSPSCVPLRSFNFTYRTLAKSRRSFIEILKNEVGTYDRWAARGPDAMIPEVGLEDFRIGSQFWVLTRRHARVAVGDTRLWSKFKLPCVHRGTCYPEEHYFPTLLSMRDPRGCVPCTLTHVDWKGRTDGHPRTYRADEVGPELVRRLRSERPRYGDDGANGTDLLASRRRDPFLFARKFAPGASGALMAIAGDVLFKD from the coding sequence ATGTTGTCGCCGAAcccgctctctctcttctgtgctCTGCTTCTCTGCTTGCCCTTGGCCATTGTCTTCACCATCAACACCGcccccgccaccaccacctcctcctcctcctccgccgccgcggACGAAGACGGCGACCCTGTGCCCGTGTCGTCGACCCCATCGCCGAATGCCCGATTCGACATCAAAGCCAACCTTGAAGGCAGGATCTTAGAATCAAGACTCCCGATTGATGAAGCCCCGCCACCGCCCATGGTCGCTGACGCCAACAACGCCGCCTCTCACCCGCCCCCTCCACCGCCcccgccgcctccgcctccgccgccggtCAGTTACGACGATCCGGAGGACGAGGCGCTCTTCCGGGTGGCGGCCCTGGTCAGCCCGAAGCCGAATCGGCCCAAAAAGCTGGCCTTCATGTTCTTGACCACAACGGGCCTCCCATTCGCCCCACTATGGGAGGCCTACTTCAGCAGGACCCCAAAGGGCCTCTACAACATCTACGTACACGCCGACCCGACCCGACGACCCGGCCCGCACTTCACCGGCGTGTTCTCCGGCCGCGTCATCCCGTCCAAGCCTTCCCGCCGGCACACCCCGACGCTCATCTCGGCGGCGCGGAGGCTGCTCTCCCACGCGCTCCTCCACGACCCGGGCAACTCCATGTTCGCCCTCCTGTCCCCGTCGTGCGTGCCGCTCCGCTCCTTCAACTTCACCTACCGGACCCTGGCCAAGTCGCGGAGGAGCTTCATCGAGATACTCAAGAACGAGGTGGGGACGTACGACCGGTGGGCGGCGCGCGGGCCCGACGCGATGATCCCTGAGGTGGGCCTGGAGGACTTCCGGATCGGGTCCCAGTTCTGGGTGCTGACGCGGCGGCACGCCCGCGTGGCGGTGGGGGACACGCGGCTCTGGTCCAAGTTCAAGCTCCCGTGCGTGCACCGCGGCACGTGCTACCCGGAGGAGCACTACTTCCCCACCCTCCTCAGCATGCGGGACCCGCGGGGGTGCGTGCCGTGCACACTGACCCACGTGGACTGGAAGGGGCGGACCGACGGGCACCCCCGGACTTACCGGGCGGACGAGGTGGGCCCCGAGCTGGTCCGGCGGCTCAGGAGCGAGCGGCCCAGGTACGGCGACGACGGGGCCAACGGCACCGATCTGCTGGCGAGCCGGAGGCGCGACCCGTTCCTCTTCGCGAGGAAGTTCGCCCCAGGGGCGTCGGGAGCGCTGATGGCCATCGCGGGCGACGTCCTGTTCAAAGACTAG
- the LOC115753710 gene encoding putative clathrin assembly protein At2g25430, with protein MSQSTIRKALGAVKDQTSIGLAKVGSNMAPELEVAIVKATSHDDDPADEKYVRRILNLTSYSRGYVHACVSALSKRLSKTRDYIVALKSLTLIHRLLNDGDPIFHEEIMYATRRGARLLNLSDFRDEAHSSSWDHSAFVRTYGMYLDQRLELILFDRKSGGGSGPSGSANGGGSVRSEDRYGGRDDFRSPPPRGSDYDYGDYRGENGNHGGVMRRSRSYGDMSDAVVVRDGKEERRVVTPLREMKPERIFGKMGHLQRLLDRFLACRPTGLAKNSRLILVALYPVVKESSQIYADICEVLAVLLDKFFDMEYQDCIKAFDAYASAAKQIDELIAFYNWCKDTGVARSSEYPEVQRITSKLLETLEEFVRDRAKRPKSPERREELPPVAQEEEPVPDMNEIKALPPPENYTPAPPPEPKPEPPKPQVTADLVDLRDDGVTADDQGNKLALALFAGPAANSGNGSWEAFRSNGESEVTSAWQNPAAETGKEDWELALVETASNLSKQKAALGGGLDPLLLNGMYDQGMVRQHVSTAQLGGGCASSVALPGPGKNTTPVLALPAPDGTVQTVNQDPFAASLSIPPPSYVQMADMEQKQHLLVQEQQLWQQYAMHGMRGQATLAKISGAGYYAQGPLPTMPYGMPPVNGMGPPTGYYPSHY; from the coding sequence ATGTCTCAAAGCACGATCCGCAAAGCCCTTGGGGCGGTCAAGGACCAGACAAGCATTGGCCTTGCGAAGGTTGGGAGCAACATGGCACCGGAGCTCGAAGTAGCGATTGTGAAAGCCACGAGCCATGATGATGATCCTGCTGATGAGAAATATGTTCGCCGGATTTTGAATTTGACTTCGTACTCGCGTGGATATGTGCATGCGTGTGTTTCTGCACTTTCTAAGCGACTTAGCAAGACCCGTGATTATATTGTGGCTCTCAAATCCCTGACGCTCATTCATCGTTTGTTGAATGATGGAGACCCGATTTTCCATGAGGAGATAATGTATGCGACTAGGCGTGGCGCTAGGTTGTTGAATCTGTCTGACTTTAGAGATGAGGCTCACTCTAGTTCATGGGACCACTCTGCTTTTGTGAGGACTTATGGTATGTATCTGGATCAGAGGCTTGAGCTGATTCTGTTTGATAGAAAGAGTGGTGGCGGCAGCGGTCCTAGTGGAAGTGCTAATGGTGGTGGTAGTGTTCGCAGTGAGGATAGGTATGGAGGCAGAGATGATTTCAGGTCACCACCGCCCCGTGGATCTGATTATGACTACGGTGATTATAGAGGAGAGAATGGAAATCATGGGGGAGTGATGAGAAGGTCAAGGTCATACGGGGATATGAGTGATGCTGTGGTGGTGAGAGAcgggaaagaagagagaagggtaGTGACGCCACTGAGGGAAATGAAGCCAGAACGAATTTTCGGCAAAATGGGTCACTTGCAGAGGCTATTGGATAGATTCTTGGCATGTAGGCCAACTGGTCTGGCGAAGAATAGTAGGTTGATCTTGGTTGCTTTGTACCCTGTTGTGAAGGAGAGTTCTCAGATATATGCCGATATCTGTGAGGTTTTGGCTGTTTTGCTTGATAAGTTTTTCGATATGGAGTACCAAGATTGCATCAAGGCTTTTGATGCTTATGCTAGTGCAGCTAAGCAAATTGATGAGTTGATTGCGTTCTACAACTGGTGTAAGGATACAGGGGTGGCAAGATCGTCCGAGTATCCTGAAGTGCAAAGGATTACCAGTAAGTTGTTGGAGACATTGGAGGAGTTTGTGAGGGATAGAGCAAAGAGACCCAAGAGCCCCGAGAGGAGAGAGGAATTGCCTCCTGTGGCTCAGGAGGAGGAGCCTGTGCCTGACATGAACGAGATAAAGGCATTGCCTCCACCAGAGAATTATACTCCGGCACCACCTCCAGAGCCAAAACCGGAGCCACCGAAGCCGCAAGTGACAGCGGATTTGGTGGATCTGAGGGATGATGGAGTCACTGCTGATGATCAAGGTAATAAACTTGCATTGGCTCTGTTTGCGGGGCCAGCAGCTAATTCTGGCAATGGTTCATGGGAAGCATTCCGATCTAATGGTGAGTCAGAGGTCACTTCTGCTTGGCAAAACCCAGCTGCTGAGACGGGCAAGGAAGATTGGGAATTGGCATTGGTGGAGACTGCCAGTAACTTATCAAAACAGAAGGCGGCTTTAGGTGGTGGACTTGATCCGTTGCTACTGAATGGCATGTATGACCAGGGAATGGTGAGGCAACATGTGAGCACTGCTCAACTGGGTGGAGGTTGTGCGAGCAGTGTTGCTTTACCTGGTCCTGGCAAGAACACAACCCCAGTACTGGCTCTCCCTGCACCCGATGGAACTGTCCAAACAGTTAACCAGGACCCTTTTGCTGCATCATTAAGCATCCCTCCTCCTTCGTATGTACAGATGGCAGATATGGAGCAGAAACAGCATTTACTTGTGCAAGAGCAACAACTATGGCAgcaatatgcaatgcatggaaTGCGAGGCCAAGCCACCTTGGCCAAGATCAGTGGGGCGGGTTACTATGCACAAGGTCCTCTTCCTACAATGCCTTATGGCATGCCGCCGGTCAATGGAATGGGGCCGCCGACCGGGTACTATCCTTCTCATTATTGA
- the LOC115753715 gene encoding uncharacterized protein LOC115753715 isoform X1, with translation MPRPGPRPYECVRKAWHSERHQPIRGSLIQEIFRVVNEVHSSSTKKNKEWQEKLPVVALKAEEIMYSKANSEAEYMDLETLLERTNDAINTIIRLDESAETGELLQPCIEAALTLGCTPRRASRSQRNNSPQRYLRANSQEQTGDPHAIMEKSSPGNQTITSDPVLLYLNHSRFEPINSAKPNYTSFNRTLNQASPTQAHTASKSYSVYPLYYHGSRPQTERNLSHFGAVCSQSNTVGNFQSYPVENLDASAIFKPPPEIGCDLSLRLGPHLADGIGAKRSQPREIVDVGRDSAREVNIFCDQRRGRDCKLPFLRWENADHPSTMFLTKRSFQLEQSKVDQPVRKKSALCGYYVEDHQCCWQPKHPPPKHKDETLRSSGL, from the exons ATGCCTAGACCTGGCCCGAGACCTTACGAATGCGTTAGGAAAGCTTGGCACAGTGAGAGGCACCAACCCATTAGAGGTTCTCTCATCCAGGAAATTTTTAG AGTCGTGAACGAGGTTCATAGCTCGTCTACGAAGAAGAACAAAGAATGGCAAGAGAAGCTTCCTGTTGTTGCCCTGAAAGCTGAAGAAATCATGTACTCCAAAGCTAATTCCGAG GCAGAGTACATGGATCTTGAAACGCTTCTGGAGCGTACAAACGATGCTATCAACACAATAATCAGACTTGATGAGAGTGCAGAAACTGGAGAGCTACTTCAGCCATGCATTGAAG CGGCCCTTACTCTCGGCTGCACTCCGAGAAGAGCCTCGAGGAGCCAAAGGAACAATAGCCCTCAGCGATATCTGAGAGCGAATTCTCAAGAACAGACCGGTGATCCTCATGCCATTATGGAGAAGTCTAGTCCAGGAAATCAGACTATTACTTCAGACCCGGTTTTGTTGTATCTGAATCATTCGAGATTTGAGCCTATTAATTCAGCTAAACCGAACTACACATCTTTTAACCGTACTTTGAACCAGGCGTCACCCACCCAAGCTCACACTGCATCGAAATCGTACTCGGTTTATCCCTTGTATTATCACGGCAGTCGCCCCCAAACCGAAAGAAATCTATCCCATTTCGGAGCAGTGTGCTCCCAGTCCAACACCGTGGGAAATTTTCAAAGCTACCCAGTTGAAAACTTAGATGCATCAGCTATATTCAAGCCGCCTCCTGAGATTGGTTGCGATCTGTCTTTGCGATTGGGCCCTCATTTGGCCGATGGCATTGGTGCCAAAAGAAGTCAGCCTCGAGAGATTGTAGATGTGGGCCGCGATAGTGCTCGGGAAGTGAACATATTTTGTGACCAAAGACGGGGAAGAGATTGCAAACTCCCATTCTTACGCTGGGAAAATGCAGATCATCCGTCTACCATGTTCTTGACCAAGAGGAGTTTCCAGCTTGAGCAATCGAAAGTTGACCAGCCTGTGAGAAAGAAGAGTGCTCTCTGTGGTTATTATGTGGAGGATCACCAGTGTTGTTGGCAACCAAAGCATCCGCCGCCCAAGCATAAGGATGAAACATTGAGAAGCTCAGGTTTGTAG